The nucleotide sequence AACGCTGGTCACGATCAGCACATACATGACGACCTCCGCCCAGGGGCCCACGTACTGGTTAATGGTGGCGAAGAACATCCCGTCGGCGAGTTCACCGGCAGCAGCCACCACGTTCCCGTTGCCGAATGCCTGGATGACCGTCCACACAATGAAGGCGTAGAACACGGACATGAATCCCACGGCGATGTAGGTCGCCTTTGGGACGGACTTGTCCGGATTACGTGCTTCACGCCGGTACAGGACCGTTGATTCGAAGCCCATGAACGCCGCGAAGCAGATAGCGAGAATGGCCAGGACTCCGGGAGTGAAGGCGTTTTCGGGGGAGAAGGAAGCGAAACTGATACCTTCGGCACCTCCGCGGGCCAGGATGCCAACACCCATGATGGCGAGGATCGCGGTCTCAGCGATGAGCAAGACGCCCAGCACCTTGGCGCCGACGTCAATTCCGCGGTAGCCGAGGAACCAAACAGCCGCTATCGCGGCCAGGGCTACCAGCGGCCAAGGGACTTCCAGGCCGAAAAGCGTTCGAAGCATGGCTTGGGTCTGGACCGCGAACAGCCCGTAGACCCCGATTTGCAGACAGTTGTAGGACACGATCGCGAGGATTGCCGAGGCAAGTCCCACCGTCTTGCCCATGGCCAATGTGATGTAGGTGTAGAAGCCGCCGGCGGCTTTGACGTGCTTGGTCATTGCCATGAAAGCGACGGCGAATACCAACAGCACCGCGCCGGCGACGACGTAGCCCATGGGGGCGCCGATGCCCCCGATTCCAATGGCTACGGGGGCCACGCCGGCCATGACGGTAAGTGGGGCCGCTGCGGAGATCACCAGGAAGGCGATGCCGCCGGTGCCGATGGCGTTCCGTTTGAGCCCGTTTCCAGCATCGGCTGCTGGCGGTCGGGTTTCCAGATCAGACATGGGGATCCTATGGGGTGAAGGGGAAAACTGGGGGAGGGAGACTTAAGCGAAAGCCTTTCGTTTATCGTAAGGTCTTGTGATCCGCAGCACAATACCCATCGGGCAACTTCTGGCTAGAGTCGTAACAACAACCTTGAATGGAGTACCCCGTATGGCACGCCCGCTGGTCCCGCTGATATCCATCGACGCACTCGTCACCGCCGCCCTGGAGTTGGTGGACGAGGCCGGGGACTTCAGCCTGCCCAAACTGGCCAAACGGATCGGCGTCAGCCAGTCCTCCATCTACAACCACGTCAGTGGACGCGAAGAGATCCTTGAACTCATGCGGGGCCGCATCATCTCCGAAAGCACTTACGAACTCGACGCCCGGCAGGATTGGGAGGCCGCCCTTCGCGCGATTGTCCGCAGCTACCGGGATGCCTTTGCCCGGCACCCCAGGCTCGCTCCGCTGCTGGTACTGCAGACGGTGCAGGACCACCAGGTCCTTGGGCTCTACGAGGACCTGGCACTGGCCCTGGAAGCCGCCGGTTTCCGCGGCCGCGACGTGTTGTCCGCGATCTCCACCATCGACAGCTTCGCACTGGGTTTTGCCTTGGATCTGGCAGCCCCGGACGTTGTCTGGGCACCTCCGCAGCAGGGCTTCCCGGCCCTCAGCGGCGCCTTGGCCAACGCGGGACCTGCCGATGAGCGGGGCGAAGCGGCTTTCGAATTCGGTTTGGAAATCCTCATCGCGGGCTTGCATTCCCGGCTGCGGACCGCGGTTCAGTGAACTTTCTGCAAACGTGGTGGGAGGCGGTGGTCCGTGGTTTCACCCAGACCCACACCACTGCCGTACCCATGCCTGTCCTCGTTGGCATCCTCGCCTGTGCTGTGGTCCTCAGCATCCCGCGCGCGACGTGGCGATGGTTCGGCCTGTACGTCACCTTCGTCCACGAACTGGGCCATGCCTACGCAGCCCTCATGACGGGAAGATTCGTCCATGGACTCCGGATCGGGCTCGATCACTCCGGCCGCCTGGTCAGCAGTGGCCGGAGCGCCTTCGGTGCGGCGTGGTCCGGTTTCTGGGGTTATCCTGCCCCGGCCGTCGTGGGACTGTGCCTGATTGCGGCGGTCAGTGCCGGGCGGTCCGGCGCTGCCATGTCGGTCGGGGCCTTGATCCTGTTGGTTTCCCTGGTCTTCCTGCGCAACCTCACGGGGATACTGGTGGCTCTGGCCAGCGCAGGGATTGCCCAGGTTTTGCTCCTTTTCGCCACTCCCGACGTCGTCAACTACGTAGTGTTGGCCCTGGGCGTAGCCCTGACCGTAGGAGGGGTGCGTGACCTCCTCAAGCTGGCCGGCGTCCACACAAGACGCCGTGAACGCCTCGCTTCGTCAGACGCTTTCATTCTGGGCCGGACCACTGGCGTGCCTGGGTTTGTGTGGCTCTCCGGGTTCACGGTCGTCATTGCCGGCTGCGTGGCGGCGTCAGCGTGGTTGCTGTGGGGGATGCTCACCGTTTAGCCCGGCATCAGGGACAGCGGGGGACGTGCGACGCCGCGGGCTTTGGTTCAGTGGCTGCAGGCACTTGCCCTGTGGTCGCCTCAGGGTGTCCAATCCTCTTAAAGATTCGGAGCTCTGGATGCGAACCATGAGCGTTCGGGCTCCGTGGCGGGAGAACCTCAGGAGATGCCATGTCTGCAAAGGGCACGCGCGATGCGGGAAAAGCTACAAGCCCCACCGCGAATGAAACCAGGCGCAGTGGGAACGGCGTGGTTTCTGCACACCGAGACCCCGCCAGGATTCGCAACGTGGCGCTGGTCGGGCATTCGGGCTCCGGCAAATCGATGCTGGTCGAAGCGCTGCTCGCGGCAACGGGAGCCATTACCAGGATGGGCTCCATCAGCGAAGGCACGACTGTCAGCGATGCTGATCCTTCAGCCATCCATCAACAACGGTCGGTAACCCTGTCCGTCGCACCGATCCTCATTGGCGACATCAAGGTCAATCTGATCGACACCCCCGGCTACACCGACTTCACAGGCGAGTTGCGGGCTGGTTTGCGGGCCGCCGACGCGGCCCTTTTTGTTGTGTCCGCCGTGGAGGGAATCGACGGCGCCACCGTCGCGCTGTGGAGCGAATGCGAAAAGATCCGGTTGCCCCGCGCAGTAGTGATCAGCAAACTGGACCATCCCCGCGCAGACTTCAGCGCCGCCGTCGAGCGCTGCCGGGAAGCCTTCGGAGAATCTGTCCTCCCGCTGTACGTTCCGGCAGTGGGTAACGCCGGCCTCATCGGTGTCCTTCACGGCGCCGCGGAAGAGTTGACCCCCACGGTCGATGTGGAAGCAGTAAGGGATGCCCTGCTGGAAGGAATCATTGCCGAAAGCGAAGACGAAACCCTCATGGACAGGTACCTGGGCGGTGAAGAACTGCCGTTGCCCGACCTCATCAACGACCTTGAAACCGCCGTGTCACGCGGCAGTTTCTTTCCCGTGATGCCCACCTCGGCCGAAACGGGCCTTGGGTTGCCGGAACTGATGGCCCTGCTCACCGACGCTATGCCATCGCCCCTTGAACGGACGCCACCTGCAGCCATGACGCTCAACGGTTCATCACTGAAGACGTTGCACTGCGATCCCTCGGGCCGTCTCGCCGCCGAAGTCGTGCGGACCACCGTGGACCCTTTCCTCGGCCGGGTGTGCCTGGTTCGGGTCTTCTCGGGAACGCTGCGCGAGGATTCGTCCATTCACATCGGCGGCAGGGGACTGGCGGACAGGGGACATGAGGACCACGACGCGGATGAGCGCATCACACACCTGTACTCCCCGTTGGGATCCGGCCTCAAAGCCGTCCCGGAGTGCATCGCGGGTGACATCTGTGCCATCAGTAAACTGGCAAGTGCCGAAACAGGCGATACCGTCTCGGACCGCGAAGCCCCGCTCCTGATCGAGACTTGGAACATGCCCGAACCCTTGATGCCGATCGCCGTGGAGGGCGCATCACGAAGCGACGAAGACGCGTTGGCGAAGAGCATTGGAAAGGTAGCGGCCGCCGATCCAACACTCAGGCTTGAGCGCAACCCGGACACCCATCAGCTCATCTTGTGGTGCATGGGTGAAGCGCACGCCGAGGTGATCATGGACCGCTTGCGAAACCAAGGCGTGAAGCTGCAGACCGTGGACATCATTACTCCCCTTCGGGAGACATTCGCCAGCAAGGCAACCGGACACGGCCGCCACGTCAAGCAATCAGGCGGCCATGGCCAGTTCGCCATCTGCGACATCGAGGTGGAACCGCTGGCACGCGGCGAGGGGTTTGCGTTCACGGACAAGATCGTTGGCGGGGTCATTCCGGGAACGTTTGTCACGTCCGTGGAAAAGGGGGTCCGGGCCCAAATGCTCAAGGGGGTGTCTGCAGGATTCCCGGTGGTGGACATCAAGGTAACGCTGGTGGGTGGCAAGACCCACAGCGTGGATTCCTCCGATGCCGCGTTCCAGGCAGCAGGCGCCTTGGCGCTGCGGGAGGCTGCCGCCGCCGCGAAAATCCAACTCCTTGAACCTGTCTCCTCCGTGGTGATCAGCGTGCCCGACGAATACGTCGGAGCTGTCATGAGCGACCTCTCCGGGCGACGAGGGCGGGTGAACGGCACCAATGCCACCGACAACGAGGGTACCGAGATCCTTGCGGAAGTGCCGGACCAGGAACTG is from Paenarthrobacter nicotinovorans and encodes:
- a CDS encoding APC family permease is translated as MSDLETRPPAADAGNGLKRNAIGTGGIAFLVISAAAPLTVMAGVAPVAIGIGGIGAPMGYVVAGAVLLVFAVAFMAMTKHVKAAGGFYTYITLAMGKTVGLASAILAIVSYNCLQIGVYGLFAVQTQAMLRTLFGLEVPWPLVALAAIAAVWFLGYRGIDVGAKVLGVLLIAETAILAIMGVGILARGGAEGISFASFSPENAFTPGVLAILAICFAAFMGFESTVLYRREARNPDKSVPKATYIAVGFMSVFYAFIVWTVIQAFGNGNVVAAAGELADGMFFATINQYVGPWAEVVMYVLIVTSVYASQLAFHNAINRYVYMLAKDGILPAFLGRTHPKYKSPHRAGQIQTVLAAVVILICAVANADPYKHLLIWVNTPGIVGIVALQGLVSVAAFIYLRRNPAAVTNRVLIPVSIASAFLLFGVVALIAVNIELLTFADAVTNAILLSVTPIVFLAGLLIARRLRTARPDVFARIGSFETHDS
- a CDS encoding TetR/AcrR family transcriptional regulator C-terminal domain-containing protein, whose product is MARPLVPLISIDALVTAALELVDEAGDFSLPKLAKRIGVSQSSIYNHVSGREEILELMRGRIISESTYELDARQDWEAALRAIVRSYRDAFARHPRLAPLLVLQTVQDHQVLGLYEDLALALEAAGFRGRDVLSAISTIDSFALGFALDLAAPDVVWAPPQQGFPALSGALANAGPADERGEAAFEFGLEILIAGLHSRLRTAVQ
- a CDS encoding M50 family metallopeptidase, with product MNFLQTWWEAVVRGFTQTHTTAVPMPVLVGILACAVVLSIPRATWRWFGLYVTFVHELGHAYAALMTGRFVHGLRIGLDHSGRLVSSGRSAFGAAWSGFWGYPAPAVVGLCLIAAVSAGRSGAAMSVGALILLVSLVFLRNLTGILVALASAGIAQVLLLFATPDVVNYVVLALGVALTVGGVRDLLKLAGVHTRRRERLASSDAFILGRTTGVPGFVWLSGFTVVIAGCVAASAWLLWGMLTV
- a CDS encoding elongation factor G-like protein EF-G2, whose protein sequence is MSAKGTRDAGKATSPTANETRRSGNGVVSAHRDPARIRNVALVGHSGSGKSMLVEALLAATGAITRMGSISEGTTVSDADPSAIHQQRSVTLSVAPILIGDIKVNLIDTPGYTDFTGELRAGLRAADAALFVVSAVEGIDGATVALWSECEKIRLPRAVVISKLDHPRADFSAAVERCREAFGESVLPLYVPAVGNAGLIGVLHGAAEELTPTVDVEAVRDALLEGIIAESEDETLMDRYLGGEELPLPDLINDLETAVSRGSFFPVMPTSAETGLGLPELMALLTDAMPSPLERTPPAAMTLNGSSLKTLHCDPSGRLAAEVVRTTVDPFLGRVCLVRVFSGTLREDSSIHIGGRGLADRGHEDHDADERITHLYSPLGSGLKAVPECIAGDICAISKLASAETGDTVSDREAPLLIETWNMPEPLMPIAVEGASRSDEDALAKSIGKVAAADPTLRLERNPDTHQLILWCMGEAHAEVIMDRLRNQGVKLQTVDIITPLRETFASKATGHGRHVKQSGGHGQFAICDIEVEPLARGEGFAFTDKIVGGVIPGTFVTSVEKGVRAQMLKGVSAGFPVVDIKVTLVGGKTHSVDSSDAAFQAAGALALREAAAAAKIQLLEPVSSVVISVPDEYVGAVMSDLSGRRGRVNGTNATDNEGTEILAEVPDQELLRYAIELRALTAGTGHFRRSYLRHEPLPK